Proteins from a single region of Xyrauchen texanus isolate HMW12.3.18 chromosome 7, RBS_HiC_50CHRs, whole genome shotgun sequence:
- the ddx3xb gene encoding DEAD-box helicase 3 X-linked b isoform X2 codes for MSHVPVGLDQQLAVLDLNSADVQGVPGRRYIPPHLRNKEASKNDSPGGWDNGSSNGFVNGYHDGRDNRMNGGSFGARGSMRNDRGGRGGFRGITSGPYNPIQPMQNAGFGYDNKDGGGWNAPKDNAYNSFGGRSDRGKSFNDRGSSSRGRYERGGFGGGGNSRWVEESRDEDWSKPLPPNERLEHELFSGSNTGINFEKYDDIPVEATGNNCPPHIESFHDLEMGEIIMGNINLTHYTCPTPVQKHAIPIIKSKRDLMACAQTGSGKTAAFLLPVLSQIYTNGPGEALQAAKNSAQENGKYGRRKQYPISLVLAPTRELALQIYDEARKFAYRSHVRPCVVYGGADIGQQIRDLERGCHLLVATPGRLVDMMERGKIGLDYCNYLVLDEADRMLDMGFEPQIRRIVEQDTMPPKGLRQTMMFSATFPKEIQILARDFLEEYIFLAVGRVGSTSENITQKVVWVEENDKRSFLLDLLNATGKESLTLVFVETKKGADALEDFLYREGYACTSIHGDRSQRDREEALNQFRSGRCPILVATAVAARGLDISNVKHVINFDLPSDIEEYVHRIGRTGRVGNLGLATSFFNDKNGNITKDLLDILVEAKQEVPSWLESLAYEHQHKSSSRGRAKRFSGAFGARDYRQTSSSNTTSGSSTGGFGNRGGRGVGGHGGNRGFGGGGFGNYYNNDGYGGNYSQVDWWGN; via the exons ATGAGTCATGTGCCCGTCGGTCTAGATCAGCAG CTCGCTGTCTTGGACTTAAACTCCGCAGATGTTCAAGGGGTCCCTGGAA GACGTTACATTCCACCTCATTTAAGGAACAAAGAAGCTTCCAAAAATG ATTCTCCTGGCGGTTGGGATAATGGAAGTAGCAATGGCTTTGTGAATGGCTACCATGATGGCCGTGACAACCGCATGAATGGGGGCAGTTTTGGTGCCCGTGGCTCTATGCGCAATGACCGTGGTGGAAGAGGAGGTTTCAGGGGCATAACCAGTGGCCCCTACAACCCCATACAGCCGATGCAGAATGCAG GGTTTGGCTATGACAACAAAGATGGAGGTGGATGGAATGCCCCAAAAGACAATGCCTACAACAGCTTTGGTGGACGCTCTGACAGGGGCAAATCTTTCAATGACCGAGGGTCTTCCTCCAGGGGACG GTATGAGCGTGGAGGTTTTGGTGGAGGTGGAAACAGCCGATGGGTGGAGGAATCCAGAGATGAAGACTGGTCCAAACCATTGCCCCCAAATGAGCGCCTGGAACA TGAGCTGTTCTCTGGAAGCAACACAGGGATTAACTTTGAGAAATATGACGACATTCCTGTTGAAGCCACGGGCAACAATTGTCCTCCCCATATTGAAAGT TTCCATGATTTAGAGATGGGAGAGATTATTATGGGCAATATAAACCTGACCCACTACACGTGCCCGACTCCAGTCCAGAAGCATGCTATTCCAATCATCAAGTCAAAGAGGGACCTGATGGCATGCGCGCAGACAG GTTCTGGGAAGACCGCAGCCTTCTTGCTTCCAGTGTTGAGTCAGATCTACACCAATGGACCAGGAGAAGCCCTACAGGCTGCGAAGAACAGTGCCCAG GAAAATGGGAAATATGGCCGCCGTAAGCAGTATCCGATTTCACTGGTTCTAGCCCCAACAAGGGAACTGGCTCTTCAGATCTACGATGAGGCCCGGAAG TTTGCTTACCGCTCTCATGTTCGGCCCTGTGTGGTGTATGGAGGAGCTGATATCGGGCAGCAGATTCGTGATCTAGAAAGAGGCTGTCATctgctggtggccacaccaggtCGTCTGGTGGACATGATGGAGAGAGGCAAGATTGGCTTGGACTACTGCAA TTACTTGGTGCTGGATGAAGCTGACAGGATGTTGGATATGGGTTTTGAGCCACAGATCCGCCGTATTGTTGAGCAGGACACCATGCCTCCTAAAGGTCTGCGTCAGACCATGATGTTCAGTGCAACCTTCCCAAAGGAGATCCAG ATCTTGGCTCGTGACTTCCTGGAGGAGTACATCTTCCTGGCTGTGGGCAGAGTTGGTTCCACCTCTGAGAATATCACCCAGAAGGTGGTGTGGGTTGAAGAAAATGACAAGAGGTCCTTCTTGCTCGACCTACTCAATGCCACAG GTAAAGAATCTCTGACGTTAGTGTTTGTCGAGACCAAGAAGGGAGCTGATGCTCTTGAGGACTTCCTGTACCGTGAAGGCTATGCCTGCACCAGTATCCACGGTGACCGTTCCCAGAGAGACCGTGAGGAAGCACTCAACCAGTTCCGTTCTGGGAGATGTCCCATCTTGGTTGCTACCGCT GTGGCTGCTCGTGGTCTGGACATCTCCAATGTCAAACATGTCATTAATTTCGACCTCCCTAGTGACATTGAAGAATATGTTCACCGCATTGGACGTACTGGTCGTGTAGGCAACCTTG GTCTTGCCACATCATTCTTTAATGATAAGAATGGCAACATCACCAAGGACCTGCTGGACATCTTGGTGGAGGCCAAACAGGAGGTACCATCTTGGCTGGAGAGCCTGGCCTATGAGCACCAACACAAGAGCAGCAGCCGTGGACGTGCCAAGAG GTTCTCTGGTGCTTTTGGTGCCCGGGACTATCGTCAGACCAGCAGCAGCAACACCACCAGCGGCAGCAGCACCGGAGGCTTCGGAAATCGTGGTGGCCGTGGCGTAGGGGGCCATGGTGGAAACCGTGGATTTGGCGGCG GTGGCTTTGGCAACTACTACAACAATGATGGCTATGGAGGAAACTACTCTCAGGTGGACTGGTGGGGAAATTAA
- the ddx3xb gene encoding DEAD-box helicase 3 X-linked b isoform X1 — translation MSHVPVGLDQQLAVLDLNSADVQGVPGRRYIPPHLRNKEASKNDSPGGWDNGSSNGFVNGYHDGRDNRMNGGSFGARGSMRNDRGGRGGFRGITSGPYNPIQPMQNAGFGYDNKDGGGWNAPKDNAYNSFGGRSDRGKSFNDRGSSSRGRYERGGFGGGGNSRWVEESRDEDWSKPLPPNERLEHELFSGSNTGINFEKYDDIPVEATGNNCPPHIESFHDLEMGEIIMGNINLTHYTCPTPVQKHAIPIIKSKRDLMACAQTGSGKTAAFLLPVLSQIYTNGPGEALQAAKNSAQENGKYGRRKQYPISLVLAPTRELALQIYDEARKFAYRSHVRPCVVYGGADIGQQIRDLERGCHLLVATPGRLVDMMERGKIGLDYCNYLVLDEADRMLDMGFEPQIRRIVEQDTMPPKGLRQTMMFSATFPKEIQILARDFLEEYIFLAVGRVGSTSENITQKVVWVEENDKRSFLLDLLNATVIPNEVQDNTGENVEKPGKESLTLVFVETKKGADALEDFLYREGYACTSIHGDRSQRDREEALNQFRSGRCPILVATAVAARGLDISNVKHVINFDLPSDIEEYVHRIGRTGRVGNLGLATSFFNDKNGNITKDLLDILVEAKQEVPSWLESLAYEHQHKSSSRGRAKRFSGAFGARDYRQTSSSNTTSGSSTGGFGNRGGRGVGGHGGNRGFGGGGFGNYYNNDGYGGNYSQVDWWGN, via the exons ATGAGTCATGTGCCCGTCGGTCTAGATCAGCAG CTCGCTGTCTTGGACTTAAACTCCGCAGATGTTCAAGGGGTCCCTGGAA GACGTTACATTCCACCTCATTTAAGGAACAAAGAAGCTTCCAAAAATG ATTCTCCTGGCGGTTGGGATAATGGAAGTAGCAATGGCTTTGTGAATGGCTACCATGATGGCCGTGACAACCGCATGAATGGGGGCAGTTTTGGTGCCCGTGGCTCTATGCGCAATGACCGTGGTGGAAGAGGAGGTTTCAGGGGCATAACCAGTGGCCCCTACAACCCCATACAGCCGATGCAGAATGCAG GGTTTGGCTATGACAACAAAGATGGAGGTGGATGGAATGCCCCAAAAGACAATGCCTACAACAGCTTTGGTGGACGCTCTGACAGGGGCAAATCTTTCAATGACCGAGGGTCTTCCTCCAGGGGACG GTATGAGCGTGGAGGTTTTGGTGGAGGTGGAAACAGCCGATGGGTGGAGGAATCCAGAGATGAAGACTGGTCCAAACCATTGCCCCCAAATGAGCGCCTGGAACA TGAGCTGTTCTCTGGAAGCAACACAGGGATTAACTTTGAGAAATATGACGACATTCCTGTTGAAGCCACGGGCAACAATTGTCCTCCCCATATTGAAAGT TTCCATGATTTAGAGATGGGAGAGATTATTATGGGCAATATAAACCTGACCCACTACACGTGCCCGACTCCAGTCCAGAAGCATGCTATTCCAATCATCAAGTCAAAGAGGGACCTGATGGCATGCGCGCAGACAG GTTCTGGGAAGACCGCAGCCTTCTTGCTTCCAGTGTTGAGTCAGATCTACACCAATGGACCAGGAGAAGCCCTACAGGCTGCGAAGAACAGTGCCCAG GAAAATGGGAAATATGGCCGCCGTAAGCAGTATCCGATTTCACTGGTTCTAGCCCCAACAAGGGAACTGGCTCTTCAGATCTACGATGAGGCCCGGAAG TTTGCTTACCGCTCTCATGTTCGGCCCTGTGTGGTGTATGGAGGAGCTGATATCGGGCAGCAGATTCGTGATCTAGAAAGAGGCTGTCATctgctggtggccacaccaggtCGTCTGGTGGACATGATGGAGAGAGGCAAGATTGGCTTGGACTACTGCAA TTACTTGGTGCTGGATGAAGCTGACAGGATGTTGGATATGGGTTTTGAGCCACAGATCCGCCGTATTGTTGAGCAGGACACCATGCCTCCTAAAGGTCTGCGTCAGACCATGATGTTCAGTGCAACCTTCCCAAAGGAGATCCAG ATCTTGGCTCGTGACTTCCTGGAGGAGTACATCTTCCTGGCTGTGGGCAGAGTTGGTTCCACCTCTGAGAATATCACCCAGAAGGTGGTGTGGGTTGAAGAAAATGACAAGAGGTCCTTCTTGCTCGACCTACTCAATGCCACAG TCATTCCGAATGAGGTTCAGGACAATACTGGGGAGAACGTAGAAAAACCTG GTAAAGAATCTCTGACGTTAGTGTTTGTCGAGACCAAGAAGGGAGCTGATGCTCTTGAGGACTTCCTGTACCGTGAAGGCTATGCCTGCACCAGTATCCACGGTGACCGTTCCCAGAGAGACCGTGAGGAAGCACTCAACCAGTTCCGTTCTGGGAGATGTCCCATCTTGGTTGCTACCGCT GTGGCTGCTCGTGGTCTGGACATCTCCAATGTCAAACATGTCATTAATTTCGACCTCCCTAGTGACATTGAAGAATATGTTCACCGCATTGGACGTACTGGTCGTGTAGGCAACCTTG GTCTTGCCACATCATTCTTTAATGATAAGAATGGCAACATCACCAAGGACCTGCTGGACATCTTGGTGGAGGCCAAACAGGAGGTACCATCTTGGCTGGAGAGCCTGGCCTATGAGCACCAACACAAGAGCAGCAGCCGTGGACGTGCCAAGAG GTTCTCTGGTGCTTTTGGTGCCCGGGACTATCGTCAGACCAGCAGCAGCAACACCACCAGCGGCAGCAGCACCGGAGGCTTCGGAAATCGTGGTGGCCGTGGCGTAGGGGGCCATGGTGGAAACCGTGGATTTGGCGGCG GTGGCTTTGGCAACTACTACAACAATGATGGCTATGGAGGAAACTACTCTCAGGTGGACTGGTGGGGAAATTAA